One Persephonella sp. IF05-L8 DNA window includes the following coding sequences:
- a CDS encoding FliM/FliN family flagellar motor switch protein produces MEEKGEKKELNSAAIEEELDISFLKDVTVKVTGEVGKTTKNFIDILKLKEGDIIKLDKHVEDYIEIYIRGQLFAIGELVVVNEKYAIRVVDLA; encoded by the coding sequence ATGGAAGAAAAAGGAGAAAAAAAAGAGCTTAATAGTGCGGCAATAGAGGAAGAATTAGATATATCCTTCCTCAAAGATGTAACTGTTAAAGTTACAGGTGAAGTAGGAAAAACCACAAAAAACTTTATAGATATTCTTAAACTAAAAGAAGGAGATATCATAAAGTTAGACAAACATGTTGAGGATTATATAGAGATTTATATCAGAGGACAGTTATTTGCTATAGGTGAACTTGTAGTTGTTAATGAGAAATATGCCATAAGGGTTGTTGACCTTGCTTGA
- the fliP gene encoding flagellar type III secretion system pore protein FliP (The bacterial flagellar biogenesis protein FliP forms a type III secretion system (T3SS)-type pore required for flagellar assembly.), with translation MKKKILLKLELLLLFPLFSFGDTVSDTLAQLNNLDITLKILFLITILSLAPSILIALTSFVRIVIVLSLLRHALGIPQAPPNQVIVALSLFLTFFIMKPVFVEINNNALQPYLNKEIGDMEALQRAQAPIKKFMINNTRKEDLKLFLDIAKEKPEKPEDISMITLIPAFMISEIKTAFEIVFIIFLPFLIIDLLIASILMSMGMMMIPPMLISLPFKLILFVLADGFELLTKALIESYRW, from the coding sequence ATGAAAAAGAAAATTCTACTAAAACTTGAGTTATTATTACTCTTTCCTCTTTTTTCTTTCGGAGATACTGTTTCTGACACACTTGCCCAGCTAAATAATCTGGATATTACCCTGAAAATTCTTTTTCTAATAACAATACTTAGTCTTGCCCCCTCTATTCTGATTGCCCTTACATCATTTGTGAGAATTGTTATTGTTTTATCCCTTTTGAGACATGCCCTTGGAATACCCCAGGCACCACCTAATCAGGTAATTGTTGCTTTGTCCTTGTTTCTTACATTTTTTATTATGAAACCTGTATTTGTAGAAATTAATAATAATGCACTTCAACCCTATTTAAATAAAGAGATTGGGGATATGGAGGCTCTTCAGAGAGCACAGGCTCCTATCAAAAAGTTTATGATTAATAATACAAGAAAAGAGGATTTAAAATTATTTCTGGATATAGCAAAGGAAAAACCTGAAAAACCAGAAGATATTAGTATGATAACTTTAATACCTGCATTTATGATAAGTGAAATTAAAACAGCCTTTGAAATCGTATTTATAATATTTCTGCCATTTTTAATTATTGACCTGCTTATTGCAAGTATTTTGATGTCTATGGGAATGATGATGATACCTCCTATGCTTATATCATTACCTTTTAAGTTAATACTATTTGTGCTGGCAGATGGATTTGAGCTGCTTACAAAAGCGCTAATAGAAAGCTATAGGTGGTAA
- a CDS encoding FliI/YscN family ATPase — MKLKERLKRIPRYKVKGKITGVTGPIIEAYLPRVSIGDSCIIENGIEAEVVGFKDGKTLLMAYDDTKGIAVGSWIEALQEPVRVGVGKDLLGCVVDAFGKPLNKENFTPEYLYYIKNEVVNPLKRERIKEPLDVGIRTINALLTLGKGQRIGIFAGAGVGKSTLLGMIAKYTEAEVSVIALIGERGREVREFIEDNLGEEGLKKSVVVVATSDQPPLAKIRAVYTAIAIANYFSNQGKNVLFLLDSLTRLAMAQREIGLAIGEPPTTKGYTPSVFALLPKFIEQAGNFVGRGSITGIYTILVEGDDISMDPVADAAMGFLDGHIILSRKLANKRIFPAIDVLKSVSRLMPQIVSDDILKYQSIFLNMEATYEEAEDMINLGLYKKGTTPKIDLAIEVHPEIEDFLKQNMNQKVDLEESFNQLKELVDDIKQRGLSYGIKWD; from the coding sequence ATGAAATTAAAAGAGAGATTAAAAAGAATTCCCCGTTATAAGGTCAAAGGTAAAATAACAGGTGTCACAGGACCAATCATAGAAGCCTATCTTCCCCGTGTATCAATAGGAGATAGCTGTATTATAGAAAATGGTATAGAAGCTGAGGTTGTTGGATTTAAAGATGGAAAAACACTACTTATGGCTTATGATGACACCAAAGGTATCGCCGTTGGAAGCTGGATAGAAGCTTTACAGGAACCTGTTAGAGTTGGAGTTGGGAAAGACCTTTTAGGCTGTGTTGTTGATGCCTTTGGAAAACCCCTTAATAAAGAAAACTTTACCCCAGAATATCTGTATTACATAAAAAACGAGGTTGTTAATCCTCTAAAAAGGGAAAGAATTAAAGAACCTTTAGACGTTGGAATAAGAACCATAAATGCTCTTCTCACTCTTGGAAAAGGCCAAAGAATAGGGATATTTGCAGGTGCCGGCGTTGGTAAAAGCACATTACTTGGCATGATTGCCAAATACACAGAAGCAGAAGTCAGTGTAATAGCCCTTATAGGTGAAAGGGGTAGAGAAGTAAGGGAGTTTATAGAGGATAATCTTGGAGAAGAAGGATTAAAAAAATCCGTTGTTGTTGTTGCCACATCTGACCAGCCACCTCTTGCTAAGATAAGAGCCGTTTATACGGCTATTGCTATTGCAAACTATTTTTCAAATCAAGGAAAAAATGTTTTATTTCTGCTGGATTCATTAACAAGACTGGCAATGGCACAAAGGGAAATCGGCCTTGCCATAGGAGAACCCCCTACAACCAAAGGATATACACCCTCAGTTTTTGCATTGCTCCCAAAGTTTATTGAACAGGCAGGAAATTTTGTAGGAAGAGGAAGTATAACAGGTATTTACACAATTCTGGTTGAGGGTGATGATATCTCTATGGACCCTGTTGCCGACGCTGCAATGGGATTTTTAGATGGTCATATAATTCTGTCCAGAAAACTTGCCAATAAAAGAATATTCCCTGCCATTGATGTATTAAAAAGTGTCAGCAGATTAATGCCCCAGATAGTAAGTGACGATATATTAAAATACCAGAGCATATTCTTAAATATGGAAGCAACTTATGAAGAAGCAGAAGATATGATTAATCTGGGGTTATACAAAAAAGGAACAACCCCAAAAATAGACCTTGCAATTGAAGTTCATCCTGAAATAGAAGACTTCCTAAAACAGAATATGAACCAGAAGGTTGACCTTGAAGAAAGTTTTAACCAACTTAAAGAGTTAGTGGATGATATTAAACAAAGGGGGTTAAGCTATGGAATTAAATGGGATTGA
- the flhB gene encoding flagellar biosynthesis protein FlhB, translated as MAKDPSKTEKATPRRRQKAREEGQVARSQDIPIAATLIVTFLILIAYIPFSYNLLAEYFHYTFSDPLSLIPERNEGFILYTVKIISLLILPVFAALLITGVFSNVLQFGFLFSTKALVPKLDRLNVVKGLGRIFSMKTAFELIRNLLKLIFASAVAYFLMVKIMDNSLNMSFIPLTHEIYFMLKYTLILILAFAISSIPVAIIDFIYRKWEYEENLKMSKEEVKEERKMYEGNPQVKAAIRKKQREIAMMRMMAEVPKADVVITNPDHYAVALVYEKGKMNAPKVIAKGKNLVAEKIKNIARKHDIPIVENPPLARALYSSVEVGHFIPEKFYVAVAKILAKVYKQKGSLS; from the coding sequence ATGGCTAAAGACCCAAGTAAAACGGAAAAGGCGACCCCCCGACGTCGTCAAAAGGCAAGAGAAGAAGGACAGGTTGCACGGAGCCAGGATATACCTATTGCCGCAACCTTAATTGTTACTTTTCTAATTTTGATAGCATATATTCCTTTTTCATATAACTTACTTGCAGAGTATTTCCATTATACCTTTTCAGACCCCTTATCCCTTATACCAGAAAGAAATGAGGGATTTATTCTATACACGGTAAAAATAATATCCCTTTTGATATTGCCTGTATTTGCTGCTTTATTAATAACAGGTGTGTTTTCCAACGTCTTACAGTTTGGGTTTTTATTTTCAACTAAGGCTTTAGTTCCAAAGTTAGACAGACTGAATGTTGTTAAGGGTCTGGGAAGAATTTTCTCAATGAAAACTGCCTTTGAGCTAATAAGAAATCTTCTGAAGCTGATTTTTGCTTCGGCTGTAGCTTATTTTTTAATGGTCAAAATAATGGATAATTCATTAAATATGTCTTTCATTCCTCTGACCCATGAGATTTATTTTATGTTGAAATATACACTTATACTAATTCTGGCATTTGCTATATCATCAATTCCTGTTGCTATTATTGATTTTATTTATCGCAAATGGGAGTATGAAGAAAATCTAAAAATGAGTAAAGAGGAAGTAAAAGAAGAAAGAAAAATGTATGAAGGTAATCCTCAGGTAAAAGCCGCTATTAGAAAGAAACAAAGAGAAATAGCAATGATGCGGATGATGGCAGAAGTGCCAAAGGCTGATGTGGTTATTACAAACCCTGACCACTATGCTGTGGCTCTGGTTTACGAAAAGGGAAAAATGAACGCACCTAAGGTTATAGCAAAAGGTAAAAATTTAGTTGCTGAAAAAATCAAGAATATAGCCAGAAAGCATGATATACCAATTGTGGAAAACCCACCTCTTGCACGGGCTTTATATTCATCTGTAGAGGTGGGTCACTTTATCCCTGAAAAATTTTATGTGGCGGTAGCAAAAATACTGGCTAAAGTATATAAACAAAAAGGTTCACTTTCCTAA
- a CDS encoding flagellar hook capping FlgD N-terminal domain-containing protein, with protein sequence MELNGIEDYLKQPEIVDAGYDNAKMDNEDFLKVLLADLQWQDPLNANDISEFINNTVKLREMEVLNDFQETVELLEKANEVNSLVYASNLIGKKVFYEGINTYVEDGKSEVKFTLEDNADIVKITVMDENGSVVETETFYNLDGGREYSFEIDNPELPNGYYTVYVEATQDEQPVKATLLSEGYVESVLKTNEGIKVLVYNEEIDLNSIVQIGG encoded by the coding sequence ATGGAATTAAATGGGATTGAAGATTACCTAAAACAACCAGAGATAGTAGATGCAGGCTATGACAACGCAAAAATGGATAATGAAGATTTCTTAAAAGTTTTACTGGCTGACCTTCAATGGCAAGACCCTTTAAATGCCAATGATATCTCAGAATTTATCAACAATACTGTCAAACTTAGAGAAATGGAAGTTTTAAATGATTTCCAAGAAACAGTAGAACTTCTTGAAAAAGCTAACGAAGTAAACTCCCTGGTATATGCATCAAATCTTATTGGCAAAAAAGTTTTTTACGAAGGTATAAACACATATGTTGAGGACGGTAAATCCGAAGTGAAATTTACCCTGGAAGATAATGCTGACATAGTTAAAATTACAGTTATGGATGAAAATGGTAGTGTTGTAGAAACAGAAACTTTTTACAACCTGGATGGTGGGAGGGAATATTCATTTGAAATAGACAATCCTGAGCTTCCCAATGGTTATTACACCGTATATGTAGAAGCCACACAGGATGAGCAGCCTGTAAAAGCAACCTTACTTAGTGAAGGATATGTTGAAAGCGTACTGAAAACAAATGAAGGCATTAAAGTGCTGGTTTACAATGAAGAAATAGATTTAAATTCTATTGTTCAGATAGGAGGTTAA
- a CDS encoding flagellar biosynthetic protein FliO — MLEYTDILRVISSLIIVIVLIYSIYYVINRYGKGILPGQKGLISILDIKYLGKNKGLAIVKVNQRYYFISFDEKNVSIIEKWDSLHETEGEIKNKNEKENSTKT; from the coding sequence TTGCTTGAATATACAGATATTCTCAGGGTAATTTCCTCACTTATTATTGTTATAGTTCTTATTTACTCTATTTACTATGTTATAAACCGTTATGGTAAAGGTATACTGCCAGGGCAAAAAGGTTTAATCTCAATTCTGGATATCAAATATTTAGGGAAAAATAAAGGTCTTGCTATAGTAAAAGTAAATCAGAGATATTACTTTATTTCTTTTGACGAAAAAAATGTGAGTATAATAGAAAAATGGGATAGCTTGCATGAGACTGAGGGAGAGATAAAAAATAAAAATGAAAAAGAAAATTCTACTAAAACTTGA
- the fliF gene encoding flagellar basal-body MS-ring/collar protein FliF, translating into MDINQIKEKALSLGKKYTTPKHIALLVAGLLLLSLIGTVAYKSFSNVDYGVLYTNLSPDDAGKILEVLQEENIPYKVEGNGSIILVPKDKIYDIRLKLAAKGLPSSQNVGFEIFEEPKMGITQFQENVNYLRALEGELARTIKQLDPVQDVRVNIALPKDSIFVREEEEPKASVVVRLWPGKTLTKEQVKAIVFLVSHAVPKLKPENVTVVDNTGRVLSDMLDEDSQMAATDKTVQLKKKLERQIEKNVQSMLAKALGSDKVVVRASVELEVAKVKQKDEIVDPDKVAVVSERKIQEKVTERENPAASPPGTSTNVPPVITGTQTTIIRDKSKKDQTKNYEVTKSYISTDKNVFKIKRLSVGVLIDGRYEKQKDKEGNETYKFIPRSKEELKTYEELVKSAIGFDPKRGDQVTVVSVPFETKAESLKTQEPQTPLHNYILMAAIAVLVLLILAVAGFIALKVIKGKKKEEITLPPGVSPEMAAGVYAAHETTEEFHIEKEPAFQKLLEIAEESPELIADLVSKWLKEEGK; encoded by the coding sequence TTGGACATAAATCAGATAAAAGAAAAAGCTTTAAGTTTAGGAAAGAAATATACAACCCCAAAACATATAGCTCTCCTTGTGGCAGGTTTACTGCTTTTATCTCTAATTGGAACAGTAGCTTATAAATCATTTTCAAATGTTGATTACGGAGTTTTATATACCAACCTCAGCCCTGATGATGCAGGGAAAATTCTGGAAGTTTTGCAGGAAGAAAATATTCCTTATAAAGTTGAAGGAAACGGCAGTATCATACTTGTTCCCAAAGATAAAATCTATGATATACGATTAAAGCTGGCAGCAAAAGGTTTACCTTCCAGTCAGAATGTTGGGTTTGAGATTTTTGAAGAGCCTAAAATGGGTATAACTCAGTTTCAAGAGAATGTGAACTATCTACGGGCACTGGAAGGTGAGCTTGCAAGAACTATAAAACAGTTAGACCCTGTTCAAGATGTAAGGGTAAATATAGCTCTTCCTAAGGACAGCATATTTGTAAGAGAAGAGGAAGAACCTAAAGCCTCAGTGGTGGTCAGGCTCTGGCCTGGAAAAACCCTAACAAAAGAACAGGTAAAAGCTATAGTTTTTCTGGTATCCCATGCAGTTCCAAAACTCAAACCTGAAAATGTTACTGTTGTTGACAACACCGGAAGAGTTCTGTCTGATATGTTAGATGAAGATAGTCAGATGGCAGCCACAGACAAAACTGTCCAGTTGAAGAAAAAATTAGAAAGGCAGATAGAAAAAAATGTCCAATCTATGCTGGCAAAAGCCCTTGGCTCTGACAAGGTTGTTGTTCGGGCTTCCGTTGAGCTTGAAGTGGCAAAAGTAAAGCAAAAGGATGAGATTGTTGACCCTGACAAAGTTGCTGTTGTAAGTGAAAGGAAAATTCAGGAAAAGGTTACAGAAAGGGAAAACCCTGCTGCATCACCTCCCGGAACCTCAACCAATGTCCCACCTGTAATAACTGGAACGCAAACAACAATTATCCGTGATAAAAGCAAAAAAGACCAGACCAAAAATTATGAAGTTACAAAATCATATATAAGCACAGACAAAAATGTATTCAAAATAAAAAGATTAAGCGTTGGTGTTTTAATAGACGGCAGATACGAAAAACAGAAAGACAAAGAGGGAAATGAAACCTATAAGTTTATTCCCCGTTCAAAAGAAGAGCTGAAAACATACGAGGAACTTGTCAAAAGTGCAATAGGATTTGACCCAAAAAGAGGCGACCAGGTTACAGTAGTAAGCGTTCCTTTTGAGACAAAAGCAGAAAGTCTGAAGACCCAGGAACCTCAAACACCACTTCACAATTATATACTTATGGCAGCAATAGCAGTTCTGGTCTTATTAATCCTTGCTGTTGCAGGATTTATTGCCCTAAAAGTAATAAAAGGAAAGAAAAAAGAGGAAATCACGCTACCACCTGGAGTTTCTCCTGAAATGGCAGCAGGTGTTTATGCAGCACACGAAACAACAGAAGAGTTCCATATAGAAAAAGAACCTGCTTTCCAGAAATTACTTGAAATAGCAGAGGAATCCCCTGAACTCATAGCAGACCTGGTCAGCAAGTGGCTCAAAGAAGAAGGTAAATAA
- a CDS encoding flagellar basal body-associated FliL family protein has protein sequence MAEENKEQEEQQQGGGKKKLIILLVVLLLLLGGGGGAAYKFLVLDKQEAKKEENKAEKIQQEIKDIENLGIMFEVGTFVVNLADKDADRYLKVTIILELANEQVKQEVEKRLPQIKDSITTLLFTKTSRELRTAEGVEKLKEEILRRVNAILPLGGVKNVYFTDFVIQTA, from the coding sequence ATGGCAGAAGAAAATAAAGAACAGGAAGAACAGCAGCAAGGAGGAGGAAAGAAAAAACTTATCATCCTCCTTGTTGTTTTATTACTTCTTTTAGGTGGTGGTGGAGGAGCCGCTTACAAATTTTTAGTATTAGATAAACAGGAGGCAAAAAAGGAAGAAAACAAGGCTGAGAAAATTCAGCAAGAGATAAAAGATATAGAAAACCTTGGAATAATGTTTGAGGTTGGCACATTTGTTGTCAACCTTGCAGATAAAGATGCAGACAGGTATCTGAAGGTTACGATTATTCTGGAACTGGCAAATGAACAGGTAAAACAGGAAGTTGAGAAAAGATTACCACAGATAAAAGATAGTATAACTACCTTATTATTTACCAAAACCTCACGGGAGCTAAGAACCGCTGAAGGAGTAGAAAAGCTAAAAGAAGAAATCTTAAGACGTGTAAACGCTATTCTCCCTCTTGGTGGTGTAAAAAATGTTTACTTTACAGACTTTGTAATACAAACGGCTTAA
- a CDS encoding flagellar hook protein FlgE yields the protein MIQSFYTGSAGLGANREWLSVISDNIANVNTIGFKAERANFEDLISRSLTTFANGAPKNYEIGGGSFVGSTTKDFSQGSLMNTNTPTDLALDGEGFFMVQDTQGLTYYTRAGQFRTNADGDLINLNGQKLLGWALDKNGNISGAIKAINIPNSMDPSQTTKIEFKEPTNLDSRVEVITAPFNPGDSTTFNYVNSFTTYDSLGNPHITSYYFQRSGTNTWNIYKLIDGTISPIDVDGTLYKSVRLTFNSDGTLDVNNVYADTQVTLATNETQTETTDGYFTLNNPPVRGSIHIKSYTTGGNTYIVNWHDDGAGKILDENGNVVGTVDYDTGEIRIPLLENTATTDEITVDYLHSETAASVAIDPTQVKFAGYDPNNGATNPLSTVENFKEIRQVASDFIFYAQQDGYAKGDLLSVAVSEDGIVKGVYSNGQVKDIARIAIATFKDKEILVRKGNNLYLPNSQTYTPIIVPGGVISKVRSGFLELSNVDISTEFINLITAQRAYQANARTITTSDQVLQETMNIKR from the coding sequence ATGATACAATCATTTTACACAGGTAGTGCAGGACTGGGTGCAAACAGAGAGTGGCTTTCTGTAATTTCAGACAATATTGCGAACGTAAACACTATTGGATTTAAAGCAGAAAGAGCTAATTTTGAAGACCTGATTTCAAGAAGTCTAACAACTTTTGCCAATGGAGCGCCTAAGAACTATGAGATTGGTGGTGGAAGTTTTGTAGGTTCTACAACAAAGGACTTTTCTCAAGGCTCTTTAATGAATACCAACACTCCAACAGACCTTGCATTAGACGGGGAAGGATTTTTTATGGTTCAGGATACTCAGGGACTTACATATTACACAAGAGCTGGTCAGTTCAGAACTAATGCAGATGGAGATTTAATTAATCTAAATGGTCAGAAATTACTTGGATGGGCACTGGATAAAAACGGAAACATTTCAGGAGCAATAAAAGCGATAAATATTCCTAATTCTATGGATCCCTCCCAAACTACCAAAATAGAGTTTAAAGAACCTACCAACCTTGATTCTCGGGTAGAAGTAATTACTGCACCTTTTAACCCAGGAGATTCAACCACATTTAATTATGTTAACTCTTTCACAACTTATGATTCCCTTGGAAATCCACATATAACATCCTACTATTTTCAAAGGAGTGGTACAAACACCTGGAATATATACAAACTAATAGATGGAACAATATCCCCCATAGATGTTGATGGAACCCTTTACAAATCGGTAAGATTAACATTTAATTCTGACGGAACTTTAGATGTCAATAATGTATACGCAGACACACAGGTAACCCTTGCAACTAACGAAACACAAACAGAAACCACAGATGGTTATTTCACACTAAATAATCCTCCTGTAAGGGGAAGTATACATATTAAATCTTACACAACAGGAGGAAACACTTATATTGTAAACTGGCATGATGATGGAGCAGGAAAAATTCTGGATGAGAACGGTAATGTTGTCGGAACTGTAGACTATGACACAGGAGAAATAAGAATACCCCTCCTTGAAAATACAGCTACCACAGATGAAATAACTGTTGATTATCTTCACAGCGAAACCGCCGCTTCTGTAGCAATAGACCCAACCCAAGTAAAATTTGCAGGCTATGACCCAAATAATGGAGCAACAAATCCTTTATCAACGGTAGAAAACTTTAAAGAAATCAGACAGGTAGCATCTGACTTTATTTTCTATGCACAACAGGATGGATATGCAAAAGGAGATTTATTATCGGTTGCTGTCAGTGAGGATGGAATTGTAAAAGGTGTTTACTCTAATGGACAGGTTAAGGATATAGCAAGAATAGCTATTGCAACTTTCAAAGATAAAGAAATCCTTGTTAGAAAAGGAAACAACCTGTATCTACCAAATAGCCAGACTTATACACCGATTATTGTTCCTGGTGGTGTAATATCAAAAGTTAGAAGTGGATTTTTAGAACTCTCCAATGTTGATATATCCACAGAATTTATAAATCTTATAACAGCACAAAGAGCATATCAGGCCAACGCAAGAACAATAACAACATCTGACCAGGTTCTTCAGGAGACAATGAATATCAAGAGATAA
- the fliQ gene encoding flagellar biosynthesis protein FliQ, producing the protein MSLDQTISLIQHMLYTALIVGAPVILIAFIVGLLISIFQAATQIHEMTLTFIPKIVATIIALIIFGSWIFRKLVDFTQELLKNIIVYIS; encoded by the coding sequence ATGAGCTTAGACCAGACAATAAGTCTAATTCAGCATATGCTCTATACAGCTTTAATAGTAGGGGCTCCTGTTATACTAATTGCATTCATTGTTGGACTGCTAATAAGTATATTTCAAGCTGCAACCCAGATACATGAAATGACCTTAACATTTATTCCTAAGATTGTCGCCACAATAATAGCACTAATAATATTTGGCTCATGGATATTTAGAAAACTGGTTGATTTTACACAGGAACTTTTAAAAAACATAATTGTTTATATTTCCTGA
- a CDS encoding flagellar biosynthetic protein FliR, which translates to MSVAFGLVLSRVIGIFMGFPLLNISLIPLNIRIMLSVAFAFFFMSIFELQIPVENFSLLHYLLLVLRELLIGFLLGLLVNIFISAFSYAAELISYFMGFTIANVFDPTFGQISVLDRFFILLFYLLFFVTGAYQMVIGGLVMSFEVLPVGVLSFNTQSLVYLFKEAPLIFYLGFKIAFPFVLILFMVNVALALINRLIPQINVFIVGLPLQIFIGLVSLAIATSLIIYFSTSVINKFSESFIKLIGIMGK; encoded by the coding sequence ATGAGTGTAGCTTTTGGACTTGTTCTATCCCGTGTTATTGGGATTTTCATGGGTTTCCCTTTACTCAACATTTCTCTTATTCCCTTAAACATAAGGATTATGCTTTCTGTAGCTTTTGCTTTTTTCTTTATGTCTATCTTTGAACTTCAAATCCCTGTGGAAAATTTTTCCCTTTTACATTATTTACTGCTTGTTTTACGGGAACTGCTTATAGGATTTTTACTGGGGCTACTTGTTAATATTTTTATTTCTGCATTTTCCTATGCTGCAGAGCTGATAAGTTATTTTATGGGATTTACTATAGCAAACGTATTTGACCCAACTTTTGGACAGATTTCTGTTCTGGATAGATTTTTTATACTTCTTTTTTATCTACTGTTTTTTGTTACAGGAGCCTATCAGATGGTAATTGGTGGACTGGTAATGAGTTTTGAAGTTCTACCTGTTGGGGTATTATCCTTTAATACCCAATCTCTGGTTTATCTTTTTAAAGAAGCACCCCTTATATTTTATTTAGGATTTAAAATTGCTTTTCCATTTGTATTAATCTTATTTATGGTTAATGTGGCTCTTGCTCTGATTAACAGGCTTATCCCACAGATAAATGTTTTTATTGTTGGACTGCCATTACAGATTTTTATAGGTCTTGTTTCCCTTGCTATCGCAACCTCACTTATAATCTATTTCTCAACTTCAGTTATAAATAAATTTTCCGAAAGTTTTATAAAACTCATTGGAATTATGGGTAAATAA
- a CDS encoding carboxymuconolactone decarboxylase family protein, translating to MPYIKLPELEEMDPEIQKLAREILEKTGKLGDIFKLLAIRKDIYFMTDNCVKTLLLRETELPYSTKERIALLVSQANNCPMCVDVHKNIAKMLGMSEEQIEETLKGIDHINTTEEEKELLRFCLKAASKENYKITKEDLDKILNLGYTTSQIFEAVTIAAYFNYINTLSNVFGLGK from the coding sequence ATGCCGTATATTAAACTGCCTGAACTGGAAGAAATGGACCCTGAAATTCAAAAACTTGCCAGAGAAATCCTTGAAAAAACAGGAAAACTTGGAGATATCTTTAAACTCCTTGCTATAAGGAAGGATATCTATTTCATGACAGATAACTGTGTTAAAACTCTTCTTTTAAGAGAAACAGAGCTTCCATATTCAACAAAAGAAAGAATAGCACTGCTTGTATCTCAGGCAAATAACTGTCCAATGTGTGTTGATGTCCATAAAAACATAGCAAAAATGCTTGGAATGTCAGAAGAGCAGATAGAAGAAACCCTGAAAGGAATTGACCATATAAATACAACAGAAGAAGAAAAAGAACTCCTGAGATTTTGCCTTAAGGCAGCAAGTAAGGAAAACTACAAAATAACCAAAGAGGATTTAGATAAAATTCTTAATCTTGGATATACCACAAGTCAGATTTTTGAAGCTGTAACTATAGCAGCTTATTTTAACTATATAAATACACTGTCCAATGTATTTGGTTTAGGAAAGTGA
- the fliE gene encoding flagellar hook-basal body complex protein FliE — protein MRIEGLQDFGQLTQKIEKKPVKDFGEVLQEFVADVNSDLKNAKKAEQLIAEGKVDNLENLMYQISKSDISLRLITEIRNKALESYQEIMRMQV, from the coding sequence ATGAGGATTGAAGGACTTCAGGACTTTGGACAGTTAACACAAAAGATTGAGAAAAAACCTGTAAAAGATTTTGGAGAAGTCTTACAGGAATTTGTTGCAGACGTAAACAGCGACCTGAAAAATGCCAAAAAAGCAGAACAGTTGATTGCAGAAGGAAAAGTTGATAATTTAGAAAATCTGATGTATCAGATATCAAAGTCTGATATCTCATTAAGACTAATTACAGAAATAAGAAACAAAGCTTTAGAAAGCTATCAGGAAATAATGAGAATGCAGGTATAA